DNA sequence from the Carnobacterium funditum DSM 5970 genome:
ACGGCCTGTCGCGATAAATGGGATATGGCCATTAAGTTGCATTTGTTCTAACGCTTTTACTACTTCAGGTTCAACTTCTGATTCATTGTTTAATAACGTACCATCTAAATCAAAAAATACAAATGATTTTGGTTTCAAGCTTTTTATCTCCTTTAAAATCAGTTTAATCTTTTTCTAAACTTTTAAAATGATCTATCTGATTGTAGCTTTTTAAATGATAAAGTCCATCATAGTAACTTACTTTTGACACGCTTGCATTTAATAATGGTTGAGGATCTATTAGTTCTGGTACTAATCCACTTAACATATAACGTATCGTGTTGCCATGAGCTACAACTAAAACCGTATCACCAGTATCTCGATGAGTTTTTATTAGTTCTATTAATCCTTTTTCGATTCGCGTCCAAAATTCAAGGTAATTTTCAGCATGATGATAAGGATCTGCTTTTTTTGTTGCATTCATTCGCTCAGGTACAGTTGCTCTTGACCATAAATCGCCAACCGTAGGATAGCCCATAACTTCATTGATGCTCGCCCATACTTCATCCACACCCAAAGCTTCAAATGATCCAAAGAAGACTTCTCTCAATTCAGGCATAGCATGAATAGTCAAATCGTCGGCCTCTTTATTCTCTTCTAAAATAATACCGGCTGTCTCAATTGTACGATTAAGGTCACTCGTATAAACAGCATCAAATTTAACATCTGCTAATCCTTTGCCGCTTCTTCGAACATCATCTCTTCCTTTTTCAGTTAGTTGAATGTTACTCCAACCTTGCATTCTTCTGTATAAATTTAAATAAGTTTCTCCGTGTCGAACAAAATAGAATGTACATCCTTTACTCAAAAAATCTCCTCCAGTAACTTAACATTTTCATGTCTAGCCTATTCATCTTCTATTGTACCAAAAACAATCAACTAATGAACCCATCCAAGGAGTTTTAATAATTAAGTCCTCTTTTTAATTTTTTGGAGAATTTCTCCTTCATGATAAGCTGTTAGCAGAATTTTCAAATCTTTTACTTGCTCGGTCAAACGTCTTCCCGTATCTGTTTCTCTTACCTTTTTCCGTTCCATTTCACGGTCTACCACTCGTCTCGTAGACATAATATCGAATTCATCTTCAATAGCGTGTTTAACGGATGTGAATGGCTGATGAGAAACCAGTTGCATTCCAAAAGAATTGTAAAGCAACGTATAGCCTGCTAAGCCCGTTGTATGTTGGTAAGCCTTGGAAAACCCGCCATCAATAACAATCATTCGTCCTTCTGCTTTAATAGGGTCTTCGCCACGTTTTTCTTTCACTGGTGTGTGTCCATTAATAATGTGTCCTTTAGTAGGATCCAAACCAAATTCAATCAGTATGTTTCCACAAGTGACTACATCGTTACGCAGATTATAATAAGAATTTTTCTTTTCTTCATGTGTTTCTTTATCTTCAATATAGTATCGTTCAAAAGTCGTCATTTGATTTTTCCCAAAAAGTGAAGAAGCTGCTCCTGTCCATAAATACCAGATAATATCTAAGTGTTTTTCTTTATTTTCTTTGTCTCTTGTTAAATAACCTTTACGAAGGACTTCTTCGAATTTATCCAATAAGGCTTTGCCGCTATAGGTTTTTTCACGGATTTTGAATGACATAAAACTTCCATCTTCATTTAAAGGAACACACCCATGAAACAATAGATTGTCATTATATGTCAAATACATACTCCCTTTATTGTATAAATAAGATATATGTTTCTGCAGTCGCTCACTCGTTTTAAACGCATAAATTAATTTTTCTACGATACTTTCTTCTTCTTTAGTTAACTGGTATGGATTATCTGGATCGATTGTTGGAAAATAACTATTCGTTAACGGATACGTTTTTCCTTTTATAGAAATCGTTTCTTTCTCATAGTCAATCCTATCCAAAACCATTCGATCATCCATTTTGAAATTAGGCTGTCGTTTAATGATGACACCTTCCAATTTGAATTGAATAATCGCTATGGCTTGATGCATTTTTGTGATTTGTCTAATTTCTTCTTCAAAAAAATCTACTTCTTCTTTATCAACCTTAGGGTAAAAACCCTTCGTTTTATCTTGTGTATAAGTCATCTCGGCAAACGTTAATAATTGGCGCAATGAGATACCATAAGCCTCTTCGATAATCTCAAGGTTATCATAGCGAGCTGATATTCTAAGAACATTAGCAATACAAACAGCTGACCCACTAGCTGCTCCCATCCATAAAATGTCGTGATTACCCCATTGAATATCAACAGAATGATGATCCATTAATGTATCCACAATTTTATCTGGATAAGGACCTCTATCATAAATATCCCCTACAACATGCAAATGGTCTACTACTAAACGCTGAATGAGATAAGAAATAGCCGTGATAAATTGAGGTGCTCGATCTAATGAAAGGATACTTTGAATAATTTTACTATAATAATCTTCTTTATTTGGGAAACTAGTATCTTTAGATAATAATTCTTCAATAATATAAGCAAATTCAATTGGCAAGGCTTTTCTGACCTTCGAACTAGTATATT
Encoded proteins:
- a CDS encoding histidine phosphatase family protein, with the protein product MSKGCTFYFVRHGETYLNLYRRMQGWSNIQLTEKGRDDVRRSGKGLADVKFDAVYTSDLNRTIETAGIILEENKEADDLTIHAMPELREVFFGSFEALGVDEVWASINEVMGYPTVGDLWSRATVPERMNATKKADPYHHAENYLEFWTRIEKGLIELIKTHRDTGDTVLVVAHGNTIRYMLSGLVPELIDPQPLLNASVSKVSYYDGLYHLKSYNQIDHFKSLEKD
- a CDS encoding fructose-bisphosphatase class III; amino-acid sequence: MSSKNKYLNLLAKEYPTIGETTTEIINLEAIMNLPKGTEHFLSDIHGEYDAFQHVLRNGSGNIKEKINEVFSERLSTKDRNTLATLIYYPEEKIKNIVETINETEEMDEWYRLTLSRLIELCVYVASKYTSSKVRKALPIEFAYIIEELLSKDTSFPNKEDYYSKIIQSILSLDRAPQFITAISYLIQRLVVDHLHVVGDIYDRGPYPDKIVDTLMDHHSVDIQWGNHDILWMGAASGSAVCIANVLRISARYDNLEIIEEAYGISLRQLLTFAEMTYTQDKTKGFYPKVDKEEVDFFEEEIRQITKMHQAIAIIQFKLEGVIIKRQPNFKMDDRMVLDRIDYEKETISIKGKTYPLTNSYFPTIDPDNPYQLTKEEESIVEKLIYAFKTSERLQKHISYLYNKGSMYLTYNDNLLFHGCVPLNEDGSFMSFKIREKTYSGKALLDKFEEVLRKGYLTRDKENKEKHLDIIWYLWTGAASSLFGKNQMTTFERYYIEDKETHEEKKNSYYNLRNDVVTCGNILIEFGLDPTKGHIINGHTPVKEKRGEDPIKAEGRMIVIDGGFSKAYQHTTGLAGYTLLYNSFGMQLVSHQPFTSVKHAIEDEFDIMSTRRVVDREMERKKVRETDTGRRLTEQVKDLKILLTAYHEGEILQKIKKRT